A part of Acidimicrobiia bacterium genomic DNA contains:
- a CDS encoding CoA pyrophosphatase, whose amino-acid sequence MSANLWSPLEALPPVVTGEAIRAAVLIPFYEQDGVLRLIMTRRPDTMRSHPGDVVFPGGMIEPTDDGPVHTAVREAWEEVGLPPEGVEVLGGLDPVHTRSVTMQISPVVARVQRPAQLVPEPGEVAAIIEPSIDQLLADGDWRRSVWGGRNMWFYEFPEGVLWGATAFIVRGLLERFR is encoded by the coding sequence GTGTCAGCCAATTTGTGGTCTCCGCTCGAGGCGCTTCCGCCGGTCGTCACGGGGGAGGCGATCAGGGCGGCGGTCCTCATTCCGTTCTATGAGCAGGACGGGGTGCTGCGACTGATCATGACCCGGCGTCCCGACACGATGCGGAGCCATCCGGGTGATGTGGTGTTCCCCGGGGGGATGATCGAGCCGACCGACGACGGCCCGGTGCATACCGCGGTGCGGGAGGCATGGGAGGAGGTTGGCCTTCCGCCGGAGGGAGTGGAGGTGCTCGGCGGGCTCGACCCGGTGCACACCCGATCGGTGACGATGCAGATCTCTCCGGTGGTCGCCCGGGTGCAGCGTCCCGCCCAGTTGGTGCCCGAACCGGGGGAGGTGGCCGCCATCATCGAGCCCTCCATCGATCAGTTGCTGGCCGACGGCGACTGGCGGCGCAGCGTGTGGGGCGGCCGCAACATGTGGTTCTACGAGTTCCCCGAAGGTGTCCTCTGGGGGGCAACCGCGTTCATCGTGAGAGGCCTGCTAGAGCGGTTTAGGTAG
- a CDS encoding GNAT family protein encodes MAKSIPSDPRFTPRLELRPFKRRDLDAVVEAIDASIGELEQWLPWANRSYGRAEANQFLRESGTAWADGRAFDFAIRQRSEPDIHIGNISVWTTSRRERAGEIGYWIRSSVTGQGIATEAAARIAAVGFSEMDLHRITLRIAVGNRASERVAEKLGFAREGLLRKEVLVRGRWMDHSLWAMLEEEFRAAQDRWHEEKWLE; translated from the coding sequence ATGGCCAAGTCGATCCCCTCTGATCCCCGCTTCACTCCGCGCCTCGAGCTGCGGCCCTTCAAGCGCCGCGACCTCGATGCGGTGGTCGAGGCGATCGACGCTTCGATCGGCGAGCTCGAGCAATGGCTGCCGTGGGCGAACCGGTCCTACGGGCGGGCCGAGGCCAACCAGTTCCTCCGCGAATCGGGGACGGCATGGGCCGACGGGAGAGCCTTCGACTTCGCCATCCGCCAGCGCTCCGAGCCGGATATCCACATCGGAAACATCTCGGTGTGGACCACCTCGCGACGGGAGCGGGCCGGGGAGATCGGCTATTGGATCCGATCGTCGGTGACTGGACAGGGCATTGCCACCGAGGCGGCGGCGCGGATCGCCGCGGTCGGCTTCTCCGAGATGGATCTGCACCGGATCACCCTCCGCATCGCAGTCGGCAACCGGGCCTCCGAACGGGTGGCCGAGAAGCTCGGCTTCGCCCGCGAGGGGTTGCTCCGCAAAGAGGTGCTGGTCCGCGGCCGCTGGATGGACCACTCCCTGTGGGCGATGCTCGAGGAAGAGTTCCGCGCCGCCCAAGACCGCTGGCACGAAGAGAAGTGGCTGGAATAG